In Caldicellulosiruptor morganii, the following proteins share a genomic window:
- a CDS encoding VanZ family protein produces MKRKIYIRWALVFVWMAVIFYFSSQEGAISHQKSFSIAIFAERIIEFIAGRDFITSANRKGFEFLIRKIAHVTEYFILSMLFYKAFFESGKSTRQCFVLTAIFSVLYAISDEIHQIFVSGRGPSPVDVMIDSIGIFGYMGVKAVKGRFKRSKQGNLQS; encoded by the coding sequence GTGAAAAGAAAAATATACATAAGATGGGCACTTGTATTTGTTTGGATGGCTGTAATTTTTTACTTTTCATCGCAGGAAGGTGCTATTTCGCACCAGAAGAGCTTTTCAATTGCAATATTTGCCGAAAGAATAATAGAATTTATAGCCGGTAGAGATTTTATAACCTCTGCTAACAGAAAAGGTTTTGAGTTTTTAATAAGAAAGATTGCACATGTGACAGAGTATTTTATCTTAAGCATGTTGTTTTATAAAGCCTTTTTTGAAAGCGGCAAAAGCACCAGGCAATGCTTTGTTTTGACAGCCATTTTTTCTGTGCTGTATGCTATTTCGGATGAAATTCATCAAATATTTGTCTCTGGCAGAGGTCCAAGCCCTGTTGATGTGATGATTGATTCAATAGGAATATTTGGATATATGGGAGTAAAAGCTGTGAAAGGAAGGTTTAAAAGGAGTAAACAAGGAAATTTGCAAAGTTAA
- a CDS encoding GntR family transcriptional regulator, giving the protein MLKFDPNIPVYLQIMEFLKKKIASGKLQPGEKLPSVREMAQMFGVNPNTVQRVIQELERENLIFTERGIGNFVTKNEKVISKMREEMAAKMIEDFISSMNEIGFSNGEIMQLIKKKIEEER; this is encoded by the coding sequence TTGCTGAAGTTTGATCCCAATATTCCGGTATATCTGCAGATAATGGAGTTTTTAAAAAAGAAGATTGCCAGTGGCAAATTACAGCCCGGTGAAAAGCTTCCTTCTGTTCGGGAGATGGCGCAGATGTTCGGTGTCAATCCCAACACAGTTCAAAGGGTGATCCAGGAACTGGAAAGAGAAAATCTTATTTTCACAGAAAGAGGTATTGGAAACTTTGTGACAAAAAATGAGAAGGTTATATCCAAGATGAGAGAAGAGATGGCAGCAAAAATGATAGAGGATTTTATAAGCTCCATGAATGAAATTGGCTTTTCAAATGGGGAGATTATGCAGCTTATTAAAAAGAAAATTGAGGAAGAGAGGTAG
- a CDS encoding ATP-binding cassette domain-containing protein, whose protein sequence is MLLEVRNVTKWYGSKKKIALDNISFSLDRGKIVGLVGENGAGKTTLLKLIAGFVQPSTGEILIEGRKAGLLTRKFVAFLPDTIMFEKWMRVSDAIEFFKDFYDDFDVSKAHDLVGKLKINPKEKIHQLSRGNIEKLSISLLFSRDTKLYLLDEPLAYVDPVSRDFIFEMILQNISEEKSIIISTNIISEIEHIFDEVIFLNHGKILYYGSTEKIREQEGLSVNQFLKEVLKNENA, encoded by the coding sequence GTGCTTCTTGAGGTCAGAAACGTAACAAAATGGTACGGTTCAAAAAAGAAAATAGCACTGGATAATATCAGTTTTTCATTGGACAGAGGTAAAATTGTTGGTCTGGTGGGCGAAAATGGAGCGGGCAAGACAACCCTTTTAAAACTCATTGCGGGGTTTGTTCAGCCAAGCACTGGAGAAATTTTAATTGAGGGAAGGAAAGCTGGGCTTTTGACAAGGAAATTTGTTGCTTTTCTGCCTGATACTATCATGTTTGAAAAGTGGATGAGGGTATCTGATGCCATTGAGTTTTTCAAAGATTTCTATGATGATTTTGATGTTTCTAAGGCACATGATCTTGTAGGGAAGTTAAAAATCAATCCTAAGGAAAAAATTCATCAGCTGTCAAGAGGGAATATAGAAAAGTTATCTATTTCTTTGCTTTTCTCAAGGGACACAAAGCTGTATCTTTTAGATGAACCGCTGGCATATGTTGATCCTGTTTCAAGAGATTTTATCTTTGAGATGATATTGCAGAACATATCCGAAGAGAAAAGCATCATAATCTCAACCAACATAATCTCTGAAATTGAACACATATTTGATGAAGTTATATTCTTAAATCATGGAAAAATACTTTATTACGGTTCAACAGAGAAAATAAGAGAGCAAGAAGGGCTTTCAGTAAACCAGTTTTTAAAAGAGGTGCTCAAAAATGAAAATGCTTAA
- a CDS encoding HlyD family efflux transporter periplasmic adaptor subunit, translated as MRLKNSVFLIGFITVCIIVLIAVNLFTKNISKQHAEKIEDKNVVKVERKNLFEEITLRGVVNAKERPIFSPTSAKVKSVLIKEGGYVKKDDLIAVLDDEKLRIEIKKKERERQILYHDLENLYTKLKKCSVYSPYDGQVKEIYVKESDVVSKGSPICKVVRTNEVYFTVSFPAWLFESIDKGQQIKIILPELEQEAMGYVRGKSSVFYTNENGFLVFDVEIALKGNNLPVKTKAYCIFEHKGQKIRSLNEGVVTLEENIIKSTADGTVKSVKISQFSNIKRNQLVVELLNDEILEQIENKKEQIEQISEEISELKNELSKFLIRSPLEGIISNINIAEGQLINEGEKIAVIWNPQNLVFESKISELELNRVKKGQKVILQFEIPGRIGTKETVNGTVEYIGLQPLEKVEDASISFYPIKIGFKSSKFKRGIHGTAKIMALVKQNAVCIPVEALREENGKYYVWVKKLNNKNSSEVLKEDRIVDEYGSKASYYRNAEKRDVVVGENNKQYVEILNGLKEGEEVVLPQAYENIQK; from the coding sequence ATGAGGCTTAAAAATAGTGTATTTTTAATTGGATTTATTACTGTTTGTATAATTGTATTAATAGCAGTAAATTTATTTACAAAAAACATTAGCAAACAGCATGCTGAAAAGATAGAAGACAAAAATGTTGTAAAGGTTGAAAGAAAAAATCTTTTTGAAGAAATAACGTTGAGAGGTGTTGTTAATGCCAAAGAAAGACCAATATTTTCGCCTACCTCTGCAAAGGTTAAAAGTGTCTTAATAAAAGAGGGTGGCTATGTGAAAAAGGATGACTTAATTGCAGTTTTAGATGATGAAAAACTAAGGATTGAAATTAAAAAAAAGGAGCGAGAAAGACAAATTTTATACCATGATTTAGAAAACTTATACACAAAACTAAAAAAATGTTCGGTATATTCGCCATATGATGGTCAGGTTAAAGAGATATATGTTAAAGAAAGCGATGTGGTTTCAAAAGGAAGTCCAATATGTAAAGTTGTAAGGACTAATGAAGTATACTTTACTGTGTCATTCCCTGCATGGCTTTTTGAAAGTATAGATAAAGGGCAGCAAATTAAAATAATCTTACCTGAACTTGAACAGGAAGCAATGGGATATGTTAGAGGGAAAAGTTCTGTCTTTTATACAAATGAAAATGGTTTTTTGGTATTTGATGTTGAAATAGCCTTAAAAGGTAACAACTTACCAGTAAAGACAAAGGCATACTGTATATTTGAGCATAAAGGGCAAAAGATAAGAAGTTTAAATGAGGGAGTAGTTACACTGGAAGAGAATATTATAAAATCAACAGCTGATGGTACTGTGAAAAGCGTAAAAATTTCACAATTTTCTAATATAAAAAGAAATCAATTGGTAGTTGAACTGCTGAATGATGAAATCTTAGAACAAATTGAAAACAAAAAAGAACAGATAGAACAGATTTCAGAAGAAATAAGTGAATTGAAAAATGAGCTTAGTAAATTTTTAATAAGGTCTCCATTAGAAGGTATTATAAGTAATATAAATATTGCTGAAGGTCAACTTATAAATGAAGGCGAGAAAATTGCGGTTATCTGGAATCCTCAAAATTTAGTATTTGAATCAAAAATTTCAGAACTTGAACTAAACAGAGTTAAAAAAGGGCAAAAGGTGATTTTGCAATTTGAAATACCCGGTAGAATTGGTACCAAAGAGACAGTAAACGGCACAGTTGAATATATAGGTTTACAACCACTTGAAAAGGTTGAAGATGCCAGCATAAGCTTTTATCCTATTAAGATTGGTTTCAAAAGTAGCAAATTTAAAAGAGGAATACATGGTACAGCTAAAATTATGGCTTTGGTAAAGCAAAACGCGGTTTGTATTCCTGTAGAAGCGTTAAGAGAGGAAAATGGTAAATACTACGTATGGGTGAAAAAGCTTAATAATAAAAATTCTTCAGAAGTCCTAAAAGAAGATAGGATTGTTGATGAATACGGTTCAAAAGCAAGCTACTACAGGAATGCAGAAAAAAGAGATGTTGTTGTAGGAGAAAACAACAAGCAATATGTAGAGATTTTAAATGGGCTAAAAGAAGGTGAAGAAGTGGTTCTGCCTCAGGCATATGAAAATATTCAAAAGTAA
- a CDS encoding ABC transporter permease, with protein MGYVKFLEAFKIAAKSLVYNKTRTFLSVLGVIIGICSIIVSVGLVQSVSISVSKQLEESGLDSLILILQRDVDINEMFRYLNDGQNLLVGITPKKTYYTEVLSSDGKKYKCEVLLLKSSSYVLENLKLVKGRFLSSLDEEKLNNVAVVFENQVDKLFNSKDNVLFKKLFIGGEEFEVIGTVAKQKRMTDFSIGTSYYDINIIIPYKVGESLFNLEKSSKIFFIKSINSKYNSRIKALLEKYLQSKGLNKEDYGIMDGRELVQSVATISYLLSGLLGGVAAVSLIVSGIGIMNIILVSVTERTKEIGIRKAVGAKSSDIWLQFLIESLLISSFGCFIGILLGLSIVYGILPTVLNTEAHISPMWIIISMGICYLIGLFASWTPAERASRLDPIVALRYE; from the coding sequence ATGGGGTATGTTAAGTTTCTGGAAGCATTTAAAATTGCGGCAAAGTCTTTGGTCTACAATAAGACAAGAACATTTCTGAGTGTACTTGGGGTAATAATTGGAATATGTTCTATAATAGTTTCGGTTGGTCTTGTTCAGTCTGTCAGTATCAGTGTATCAAAACAATTAGAAGAAAGCGGACTTGACAGTTTGATTTTAATATTACAACGCGATGTGGATATAAATGAAATGTTCAGGTATCTCAATGATGGTCAAAATTTATTAGTTGGAATAACTCCAAAAAAAACTTATTACACCGAGGTATTGTCGTCTGATGGGAAGAAGTATAAATGTGAGGTTCTTTTATTAAAATCTTCTTCTTATGTTCTTGAAAATTTGAAGCTGGTAAAAGGTAGATTCTTAAGTAGTTTGGATGAAGAAAAGCTTAACAATGTCGCAGTTGTTTTCGAAAATCAAGTTGATAAATTATTCAATAGCAAAGATAATGTGCTTTTTAAAAAGTTATTTATAGGTGGAGAAGAATTTGAGGTTATTGGAACTGTTGCAAAACAAAAACGCATGACAGATTTTTCAATAGGTACATCCTACTACGATATCAATATTATTATTCCATACAAAGTTGGCGAGAGTCTATTCAATCTTGAAAAAAGTTCGAAAATATTTTTTATAAAAAGCATAAATTCAAAATACAACTCTCGAATAAAAGCATTATTAGAGAAGTATCTACAGAGCAAAGGCTTGAACAAAGAAGATTATGGCATAATGGATGGTAGGGAACTTGTTCAGTCTGTGGCAACAATTTCGTATTTGTTAAGTGGACTTTTGGGTGGGGTTGCAGCAGTTTCTCTAATTGTTAGCGGTATCGGCATAATGAATATCATTTTGGTTTCGGTAACAGAAAGAACAAAAGAAATAGGAATTAGAAAAGCTGTTGGTGCCAAAAGCAGTGATATATGGCTCCAGTTTTTAATAGAATCTTTGTTAATATCTTCTTTTGGATGTTTTATAGGAATTTTATTAGGACTTTCAATTGTATACGGAATTTTGCCAACTGTTTTGAACACCGAGGCTCATATTTCACCAATGTGGATAATAATTTCAATGGGGATATGCTATCTTATAGGATTATTTGCTAGCTGGACGCCGGCAGAAAGAGCATCACGTCTTGATCCTATTGTTGCTCTCAGATATGAGTAA
- a CDS encoding ABC transporter ATP-binding protein: MIELYEIYKVYKMGNEDVYALNNVTLKILKNEFVAILGPSGSGKSTLMNIIGCLDTPTSGTYLLEGKEVNKLSDNQLAEIRNSKIGFIFQQFNLIPQLTALENVELPLIYKGVKKSERHKLAKEALEKVGLSNRLNHRPKQLSGGQQQRVAIARALVTNPSVILADEPTGNLDSKSGSEIMQIFKQLYNQGCTIVLITHDISIASYAKRIVKIHDGKIVEDCKIA; this comes from the coding sequence ATGATTGAACTTTACGAGATTTACAAAGTTTACAAAATGGGCAACGAAGATGTGTATGCTTTAAATAATGTGACACTGAAAATACTAAAAAATGAGTTTGTGGCAATTCTTGGACCGTCTGGTTCAGGAAAATCAACACTCATGAATATTATTGGCTGTCTTGACACACCAACATCTGGCACGTATCTCTTAGAGGGGAAAGAGGTTAATAAGCTTTCGGACAACCAGCTTGCTGAGATTCGAAACAGTAAAATAGGGTTTATATTTCAGCAGTTTAATCTAATCCCTCAGCTTACTGCATTAGAAAATGTAGAGCTTCCTCTGATTTACAAAGGAGTTAAAAAATCAGAAAGGCATAAGCTTGCGAAAGAAGCGCTTGAAAAAGTTGGACTTTCAAACAGACTCAATCATAGACCAAAGCAGCTTTCAGGTGGGCAGCAGCAGAGGGTTGCAATTGCAAGAGCACTTGTTACAAACCCGTCGGTAATTCTTGCCGACGAGCCAACAGGAAACTTGGATTCTAAGTCAGGCAGTGAGATTATGCAAATTTTTAAACAACTTTATAACCAGGGCTGTACTATTGTGTTGATTACACATGACATCTCCATTGCCTCCTATGCAAAAAGAATTGTAAAAATACATGATGGAAAAATTGTTGAAGATTGTAAAATTGCATAA